The genomic stretch GCCCACGTCCTGCAAGGTCACGAAGGAGGCTTTGCCCATGATACGACGGGTCATCATGCGGCCAGCAACGGCCACTTCAACGTTCAGCGCTTCCAGCTCTTCGTTCTCTTTAGCGTCGAAGTCAGCGTGCAGTTGGTCTGAGGTGTGGTCACGACGAAAATCGTTCGGGAACGGCACGCCCTGCTCGCGCAGTGCTGCCAGCTTCTCACGGCGGGTTTTCAGTTCGTTGTTAAGATCGACTACCGCGTCAGCGCCCTGTGCTTGTTGTTCAGACATGTTGGTTCCTCATAACCCTGCTTTCAAACTTGCTTCGATAAATTGGTCCAGGCTGCCGTCCAGCACCGCCTGCGTGTTGCGGGTTTCAACCCCGGTACGCAGGTCTTTGATGCGGGAGTCATCAAGGACGTAAGAACGGATCTGGCTGCCCCAACCGATGTCGGACTTGTTGTCTTCCATCGCCTGTTTCTCAGCATTTTTCTTCTGCATCTCCAGCTCATAAAGCTTTGCTTTCATCTGCTTCATGGCCTGGTCTTTGTTCTTATGCTGGGAACGGTCGTTCTGGCACTGTGTTACCAGCCCGGTTGGAATGTGGGTAATACGCACCGCTGATTCCGTACGGTTAACGTGCTGACCACCCGCGCCGGATGCGCGATAAACATCGATACGCAGGTCCGCCGGGTTAATTTCGATATCAATATCTTCATCAACTTCCGGATAAACAAACGCGGAGCTGAAGGAGGTATGACGACGGCCACCGGAGTCGAACGGGCTCTTACGCACCAGGCGGTGAACGCCGGTTTCAGTACGCAGCCAGCCGTAGGCGTAATCGCCAATGATCTTGATGGTGACGGATTTCAGACCCGCAACTTCACCTTCAGACTCTTCGATGATTTCGGTTTTGAAGCCGCGCGCTTCAGCCCAACGCAGGTACATACGCGTCAGCATGCTGGCCCAGTCCTGCGCTTCGGTGCCGCCAGAACCAGCCTGAATATCGAGATAGCAGTCAGCGCTGTCGTATTCGCCGGAGAACATACGGCGGAATTCCAGCTGCGCCAGCTTCTCTTCCAGCACGTCGAGTTCTGCCACGGCTTCGTTAAAGGTTTCTTCGTCGTCGGCTTCGACGGCCAGCTCCAGTAAACCGGAAACATCTTCCAGCCCCTGGGCCATTTGATCCAGCGTATCTACGATAGCTTCGAGAGAGGAACGCTCTTTACCCAGCGCCTGTGCGCGTTCAGGTTCGTTCCAGACGTCCGGCTGTTCCAGCTCGGCGTTTACTTCTTCAAGACGCTCTTTCTTGGCATCGTAGTCAAAGATACCCCCTAAGAACGTCAGAGCGCTCCGTGAGGTCCTGAATACGGTTTTTTACCGGATTAATTTCAAACATGGTCTGTTTTCTTTTATGGACTTGTCAAAATGCGGTGATAAGAGCGGGATTGTACCGAATCCACGCCCTTTTTTATAGAGATTACTGCCGCTAAATTGGCCAGATATTGTCGATGATGATCTGCAGGGTGCGGTTACCGCGAAACTCGTTGATGTCCAGTTTGTACGCCAGCTCGACCTCGCGCACGCCGTTATCCGGCCAGATGGAGGTATCGACGTTGAAGGCAATGCCGTCCAGAAGCGGTCCTCCGCCCACGGGCTCGACCATCACCTTCAGATGACGTTCGCCGACGATGCGCTGCTGCAGCAGACGGAAACGACCGTCAAACAGCGGTTCCGGGAACATCTGCCCCCACGGGCCGGCATCGCGGAGCATTTGCGCCACGTCCATCGTCATCTCAAGCGGTGAAAGCTCGCCATCGGACACCACTTCCCCCTGCAGCAGGGCCGGGTCAATCCAGTCGGTGACAAGCTCACCAAACAGCCGCTGGAATTCGTCGAATTTCGCCTCTTCCAGCGACAGGCCTGCCGCCATCGCATGGCCACCGAACTTGATCATCAGACCCGGGTACAGCGTATCGAGACGCTCCAGCGCATCGCGCATGTGCAACCCCTGAATCGAGCGGCCAGAGCCTTTCAGCGTGCCGTCACCCGCGGGCGCGAAGGCGATCACCGGACGGTGGAAACGTTCTTTAATGCGCGACGCCAGAATGCCGACAACGCCCTGATGCCACTCGGGATGGTACATCGCCAGGCCGCCCGGCAGCGTATCGCCGCTGCGTTCAAGCTTTTCGCACAGGGTCAGCGCTTCGGCCTGCATCCCCTGCTCAATCTCTTTGCGGGTCTGGTTCAGCGCGTCCAGCTCGTTGGCCAGCACACGCGCTTCACCGATGTTGTCGCACAGCAGCAGCGCCACGCCGACGGACATATCGTCCAGCCTTCCGGCTGCGTTAAGACGCGGGCCGAGGGCAAAGCCCAAATCGCTTGCCGCCAGCTTGAGCGGATCGCGGTTAGCAATCTCCAGCAGCGCCTTGATCCCCGGACGGCACTTGCCCGCGCGAATGCGGCTTAGGCCCTGCCAGGTCAAAATGCGGTTATTGGTATCGAGCGGTACCACGTCCGCGACGGTGCCCAGCGCCACCAGATCGAGATATTCGGCCAGGTTCGGCACGGCAATACCGCGGGATTCGAACCAGCCCTTATCGCGCAGCAGGGTCCGTAACGCCAGCATCAGATAAAACGCCACGCCTACGCCCGCAAGGGATTTCGATGGGAAATCGCAGTCGCGCAGGTTGGGGTTAATAATCGCTTCCGCATCCGGCAGCGTTTCGCCCGGCAGGTGGTGATCGGTAACCAGCACCGGGATCCCCAACGCATGGGCATGATCGACGCCCGCATGGGAGGAGATCCCGTTATCGACGGTCATGATCATCTGCGCACCGCGGGCGTGGGCCTGATCGACCACTTCCGGGCTGAGGCCATAGCCGTCTTCAAAACGGTTAGGCACCAGATACGTGACGTTATCGCAGCCCAGCGCGCGCAGGCTGAGCACGCTCAGCGCGGTGCTGGTTGCGCCGTCGGCGTCGAAATCCCCTACCACCACAATCCGCGTTCCTTCACGCAGCGCGTTGTAGAGCATTTCGGTAGCTTTTTCGATACCGCTCAGCTGCTGCCAGGGCAGCATCCCTTTCACGCTGCGCTCAAGATCCTCAGCGCGACGCACGCCGCGGCTGGCGTAGAGGCGCTTAAGCAGCGCCGGGAGATCGTCTGGCAAATCAACCGGTTCAACCGCCTCGCGGCGGCGCAATTTTATCGGGGCTTTCACGCGGATTATTTACCACCAAACTGTTTCTGGTGCGCGTCGAGGAACTCTTTCATCTCTTTTGGCCCCTGATAGCCCGGAACGACATAGCCGTTGCTCAGGACAATCGCAGGCGTACCGCTCACGCCAAACTGCACGCCGAGCGCATAGTGGTTAGCGATATCAATGTCGCAGGAGGCCGGCTTAACGCCTTTGCCGTTCATCGCGTCGTCAAACGCTTTGTTGCGGTCTTTCGCACACCAGATAGCCTTCATGTCCTGCTCGGGCTGGCTCTGCACGCCCGCGCGTGGGAAGGCCAGATAGCGCACGGTAATGCCCAGCGCGTTGTAGTCTTTCATCTCTTCATGCAGCTTGTGGCAGTAGCCGCAGGTGATGTCGGTGAAGACGGTAATAAC from Enterobacter dykesii encodes the following:
- the prfB gene encoding peptide chain release factor 2 (programmed frameshift), producing the protein MFEINPVKNRIQDLTERSDVLRGYLDYDAKKERLEEVNAELEQPDVWNEPERAQALGKERSSLEAIVDTLDQMAQGLEDVSGLLELAVEADDEETFNEAVAELDVLEEKLAQLEFRRMFSGEYDSADCYLDIQAGSGGTEAQDWASMLTRMYLRWAEARGFKTEIIEESEGEVAGLKSVTIKIIGDYAYGWLRTETGVHRLVRKSPFDSGGRRHTSFSSAFVYPEVDEDIDIEINPADLRIDVYRASGAGGQHVNRTESAVRITHIPTGLVTQCQNDRSQHKNKDQAMKQMKAKLYELEMQKKNAEKQAMEDNKSDIGWGSQIRSYVLDDSRIKDLRTGVETRNTQAVLDGSLDQFIEASLKAGL
- the recJ gene encoding single-stranded-DNA-specific exonuclease RecJ, which codes for MKAPIKLRRREAVEPVDLPDDLPALLKRLYASRGVRRAEDLERSVKGMLPWQQLSGIEKATEMLYNALREGTRIVVVGDFDADGATSTALSVLSLRALGCDNVTYLVPNRFEDGYGLSPEVVDQAHARGAQMIMTVDNGISSHAGVDHAHALGIPVLVTDHHLPGETLPDAEAIINPNLRDCDFPSKSLAGVGVAFYLMLALRTLLRDKGWFESRGIAVPNLAEYLDLVALGTVADVVPLDTNNRILTWQGLSRIRAGKCRPGIKALLEIANRDPLKLAASDLGFALGPRLNAAGRLDDMSVGVALLLCDNIGEARVLANELDALNQTRKEIEQGMQAEALTLCEKLERSGDTLPGGLAMYHPEWHQGVVGILASRIKERFHRPVIAFAPAGDGTLKGSGRSIQGLHMRDALERLDTLYPGLMIKFGGHAMAAGLSLEEAKFDEFQRLFGELVTDWIDPALLQGEVVSDGELSPLEMTMDVAQMLRDAGPWGQMFPEPLFDGRFRLLQQRIVGERHLKVMVEPVGGGPLLDGIAFNVDTSIWPDNGVREVELAYKLDINEFRGNRTLQIIIDNIWPI
- the dsbC gene encoding bifunctional protein-disulfide isomerase/oxidoreductase DsbC — its product is MKKSFALFTLLAASFTGFAHADDAAIKQSLAKLGVTGSDIQPAPVAGMKTVLTNSGVLYVTEDGKHIIQGPMYDVSGAQPVNVTNQLLMKNLNALEKEMIVYKAAQEKHVITVFTDITCGYCHKLHEEMKDYNALGITVRYLAFPRAGVQSQPEQDMKAIWCAKDRNKAFDDAMNGKGVKPASCDIDIANHYALGVQFGVSGTPAIVLSNGYVVPGYQGPKEMKEFLDAHQKQFGGK